The following are encoded in a window of Bombus vancouverensis nearcticus unplaced genomic scaffold, iyBomVanc1_principal scaffold0029, whole genome shotgun sequence genomic DNA:
- the LOC143304272 gene encoding omega-amidase NIT2-like isoform X1 produces the protein MPETEGDKLYNTCTIWGPDGTLIARHRKVHLFDIDIPNKITFRESDSLSPGDSLTTFDVKGCKIGIGICYDIRFEEMHAFIGTKILLASAVSTRWLLK, from the exons atgcctgaaacagagggcgataaattgtacaatacctgtactatttggggtcccgatggaactttgatagcaagacatcgaaag gtacatctattcgacatcgacattcctaataagattacttttcgagagagtgattcactcagtcctggtgactccctaacgacgttcgatgtgaagggctgcaaaataggtattggcatttgctatgatattagattcgaggaaatgcacgcatttatcggaacaaag atacttctggctagtgcagtatctacacggtggttgttgaaatag
- the LOC143304272 gene encoding omega-amidase NIT2-like isoform X2 — protein MPETEGDKLYNTCTIWGPDGTLIARHRKVHLFDIDIPNKITFRESDSLSPGDSLTTFDVKGCKIGIGICYDIRFEEMHAFIGTKVAKC, from the exons atgcctgaaacagagggcgataaattgtacaatacctgtactatttggggtcccgatggaactttgatagcaagacatcgaaag gtacatctattcgacatcgacattcctaataagattacttttcgagagagtgattcactcagtcctggtgactccctaacgacgttcgatgtgaagggctgcaaaataggtattggcatttgctatgatattagattcgaggaaatgcacgcatttatcggaacaaag gttgccaaatgctga
- the LOC143304273 gene encoding venom serine protease Bi-VSP-like isoform X3, which produces MEVQMPVIKNAECKIAYSKFPNAPDITDGIICAEHAQGGEDSCTADRGGPLLIQHELTSYLIGKQCRML; this is translated from the exons atggaagtacaaatgccagtgataaagaacgccgaatgcaaaatagcttattccaaatttcctaatgcacctgatatcactgatggtataatatgcgccgaacatgctcagggtggagaggattcttgtacg gctgaccgcggcggaccactgctgatacaacatgaattaacctcgtatttaatag gaaaacagtgcaggatgctgtga
- the LOC143304273 gene encoding uncharacterized protein LOC143304273 isoform X1 yields the protein MDADKADEKAVNLEAGVQRSGTMMWADDIYNCQGITPTFAQNFNETVPWEGRTDTLISRFVHHIYTTNFRTLYNEEPDRRGHVM from the exons ATGGATGCCGacaaagctgatgaaaag gctgttaatctagaggctggagtacaaagaagtggcacaatgatgtgggctgatgacatttataattgtCAAGGAattacccctacattcgctcag aattttaatgaaactgtcccttgggaaggaagaactgataccttgatatcacggtttgtacatcatatatatacgacaaattttagaacattatataacgaagaaccagatcgccgtggccatgtgatgtga
- the LOC143304273 gene encoding uncharacterized protein LOC143304273 isoform X2, translated as MSKNDAVNLEAGVQRSGTMMWADDIYNCQGITPTFAQNFNETVPWEGRTDTLISRFVHHIYTTNFRTLYNEEPDRRGHVM; from the exons atgtcaaaaaatgat gctgttaatctagaggctggagtacaaagaagtggcacaatgatgtgggctgatgacatttataattgtCAAGGAattacccctacattcgctcag aattttaatgaaactgtcccttgggaaggaagaactgataccttgatatcacggtttgtacatcatatatatacgacaaattttagaacattatataacgaagaaccagatcgccgtggccatgtgatgtga